A window from Symbiopectobacterium purcellii encodes these proteins:
- the bssS gene encoding biofilm formation regulator BssS encodes MDRKNEVIQTHPLVGWDISTVDSYDAMMIRLHYLTTPDQAPADANVGRTLWLTTDVARQLIYILEAGIAKIESTDFQPHDLLKH; translated from the coding sequence ATGGACAGAAAAAATGAAGTTATTCAGACACATCCTCTTGTAGGATGGGATATCAGCACCGTTGACAGTTATGACGCCATGATGATCCGCTTGCATTATTTAACCACCCCAGACCAGGCTCCCGCAGATGCAAACGTAGGCCGAACCTTATGGCTTACTACCGATGTAGCAAGGCAACTTATTTATATTCTTGAAGCCGGTATCGCTAAAATTGAGTCGACAGATTTTCAGCCACACGATCTACTTAAACACTAG
- the trhO gene encoding oxygen-dependent tRNA uridine(34) hydroxylase TrhO, translated as MPVLHNRVSNEELKARMLAETETRTTVSFYQYFVLDDAQAFRDNLYVKFMQCQVFGRVYVAAEGINAQVSVPASRFDDFKAALFGAHPALDRIRLNVALDDDGKSFWVLRMKVRDRIVADGIDDPTFNPSDVGTYLKAEAVNAMADDPDTLFVDMRNHYEYEVGHFENALEVPSDTFREQLPMAAEMLADARDKNIVMYCTGGIRCEKASAYMRHQGFKNVYHVEGGIIEYTRQAKAQGLPVKFIGKNFVFDERMGERITEDVIAHCHQCGEPCDTHTNCRNAGCHLLFIQCSRCQAAYQGCCSDDCQRELALPLEAQRERRRGRETSMKIFNKSRDRLRGALRIPAPDENGSSER; from the coding sequence ATGCCAGTGTTACACAACCGTGTTTCCAATGAGGAACTGAAAGCGCGTATGCTTGCGGAAACCGAGACGCGCACCACAGTTTCCTTTTATCAATATTTCGTGCTTGATGATGCACAAGCGTTTCGCGATAACCTTTACGTGAAATTTATGCAATGTCAGGTATTTGGCCGTGTCTATGTGGCGGCTGAAGGCATCAATGCGCAGGTGAGCGTGCCTGCCAGTCGCTTCGACGACTTTAAGGCGGCGTTGTTCGGTGCGCATCCGGCGCTGGATCGTATCCGGCTGAATGTGGCACTGGATGATGACGGGAAATCCTTTTGGGTGCTGCGCATGAAAGTGCGCGATCGCATTGTCGCGGATGGCATCGATGATCCAACCTTTAACCCCAGTGATGTTGGCACCTATCTGAAAGCCGAGGCGGTTAACGCCATGGCGGACGATCCCGACACGCTGTTTGTCGATATGCGTAATCATTACGAATATGAAGTGGGGCATTTTGAAAATGCCCTTGAAGTGCCCTCCGATACTTTCCGTGAGCAGTTGCCGATGGCTGCAGAAATGTTGGCTGATGCGCGGGACAAAAATATCGTGATGTATTGCACTGGCGGCATTCGCTGTGAAAAGGCCAGTGCCTATATGCGCCATCAGGGTTTCAAAAACGTTTACCATGTGGAAGGCGGCATTATTGAATATACCCGTCAGGCCAAGGCCCAGGGCTTACCGGTAAAATTCATTGGTAAAAACTTTGTCTTCGATGAGCGCATGGGAGAACGTATCACCGAGGATGTTATCGCCCACTGCCATCAATGTGGTGAACCGTGCGATACCCATACCAACTGCCGCAATGCAGGGTGTCACTTATTGTTCATTCAGTGCTCCCGCTGTCAGGCGGCCTATCAGGGCTGTTGTAGTGACGACTGTCAGCGCGAACTGGCGTTGCCCCTGGAAGCGCAGCGTGAGCGACGTCGTGGACGGGAAACCAGCATGAAGATTTTTAATAAATCACGCGATCGGCTCAGAGGAGCGTTGCGTATCCCGGCTCCTGATGAAAACGGCAGTAGTGAACGGTGA
- a CDS encoding NADH:flavin oxidoreductase/NADH oxidase, whose amino-acid sequence MSRLFTPLALGPVTLPNRIIIAPMCQYAAQNGLATPWHTMHLGNLSHSGAGLLIIEATAVVPEGRISPQDLGLWNDETEQALATAVNAVKAYSAMPLGIQLGHAGRKASAAVPWQGRARVSEQQGGWQPVAPSALPYDDNDAPPTAMTTQQIADVVTAFATAAQRADRIGFDVFEIHAAHGYLLHQFLSPLSNARDDSYGGDLNNRMRLVLEVFRAVREVVPAHKAVGVLISATDGVEGGWDLEQSVALSHALHAVGCDFMHVSSGGLSPAQRIQPGPNYQVSYAERIKREVGITTIAIGLITEAEQAEGIVATGQADAIGIARAVLYNPRWPWHAAARLGAQVATPPQFWRSEPHHIKNLFQH is encoded by the coding sequence ATGAGTCGGCTATTTACCCCACTCGCGCTAGGCCCCGTGACACTGCCCAATCGCATTATCATTGCCCCCATGTGTCAGTATGCGGCCCAGAACGGTTTGGCTACGCCCTGGCATACCATGCATTTAGGTAACCTGTCCCATTCCGGTGCCGGATTGCTGATCATTGAAGCCACTGCGGTTGTACCTGAAGGCCGTATATCCCCTCAGGACCTGGGCCTGTGGAATGATGAAACCGAGCAGGCGCTCGCCACGGCAGTCAACGCCGTTAAGGCCTACTCCGCTATGCCGCTTGGTATCCAGTTGGGCCACGCCGGACGCAAAGCATCCGCCGCCGTGCCGTGGCAGGGCCGGGCTCGCGTGAGTGAACAGCAAGGAGGCTGGCAACCTGTTGCCCCTTCAGCCCTGCCTTATGATGACAATGACGCGCCACCAACAGCAATGACGACGCAGCAGATAGCGGATGTCGTCACGGCCTTTGCCACTGCCGCGCAGCGCGCCGATCGCATTGGGTTTGATGTGTTCGAAATTCATGCTGCACACGGCTATTTGCTGCATCAATTTCTGTCACCGTTGTCGAATGCGCGTGACGATAGCTACGGTGGGGATTTGAATAACCGTATGCGTCTGGTACTTGAGGTGTTCCGCGCTGTACGTGAGGTTGTCCCCGCACACAAAGCCGTTGGCGTGCTCATTTCGGCTACCGATGGTGTGGAAGGCGGATGGGATCTCGAGCAGTCTGTTGCGCTCAGCCACGCGCTGCATGCCGTTGGCTGTGATTTTATGCATGTCTCAAGCGGTGGTCTCTCTCCAGCACAGCGTATTCAGCCGGGCCCCAATTATCAGGTCTCCTATGCTGAACGCATTAAGCGCGAGGTGGGGATCACCACCATCGCGATTGGCCTCATCACTGAAGCCGAGCAGGCTGAAGGCATTGTGGCAACAGGTCAGGCAGATGCCATCGGCATCGCGCGTGCCGTGCTCTATAACCCGCGTTGGCCATGGCACGCCGCCGCTCGATTGGGCGCACAAGTAGCAACGCCACCGCAATTCTGGCGTAGTGAACCGCATCACATAAAAAATCTGTTCCAGCATTGA
- a CDS encoding Kdo(2)-lipid IV(A) acyltransferase, with protein sequence MTQLPSFTRSLLHPRYWLTWLGIAILYLVVLLPYPVIYRLGTVLGRIAMHVMKYRVCIAERNLALCFPEMTEQARAALVRKNFESVGMGLLETGMAWFWPDWRIARWFTVTGLEHLQPLRAEKRGVLLIGLHFLTLELGARIFGMHNPGIGVYRPNDNKLIDWLQTWGRMRSNKTMLDRKDLKGMIRALKQGEIIWYAPDHDYGPRSSVFVPFFAMESAATTSGSYLLAKVAKPAIVPFVPRRREGGKGYELIIQPAELSVPLDDEATTASWMNALVEQNVLLAPDQYMWLHRRFKTRPEGEPALY encoded by the coding sequence ATGACACAACTCCCATCATTCACCCGTTCATTGTTGCACCCTCGTTACTGGCTAACCTGGCTGGGGATCGCCATACTCTATCTTGTCGTGCTACTGCCTTACCCAGTTATCTATCGCCTCGGCACCGTGCTAGGGCGTATCGCCATGCACGTAATGAAGTACCGTGTGTGCATTGCCGAGCGCAATCTGGCACTCTGTTTTCCCGAGATGACAGAACAAGCACGCGCCGCGTTGGTACGTAAAAACTTCGAATCCGTAGGCATGGGACTATTAGAAACCGGCATGGCCTGGTTTTGGCCCGACTGGCGTATCGCACGCTGGTTTACCGTCACGGGCCTTGAGCATCTGCAACCGCTACGTGCCGAAAAACGTGGCGTACTATTGATTGGCTTGCATTTTCTTACGCTGGAACTGGGGGCTCGCATTTTTGGCATGCATAACCCGGGGATCGGCGTTTATCGGCCCAATGACAATAAACTGATTGACTGGTTGCAAACCTGGGGCCGTATGCGCTCCAACAAAACCATGCTGGATCGTAAAGATCTCAAGGGCATGATTCGGGCGCTCAAACAGGGGGAAATTATCTGGTATGCCCCCGACCATGACTATGGCCCACGCAGCAGCGTGTTTGTTCCCTTCTTTGCCATGGAAAGTGCAGCAACCACCAGCGGAAGCTATTTGTTGGCAAAAGTGGCCAAACCTGCCATTGTGCCATTTGTCCCTCGCCGGCGTGAGGGAGGGAAAGGCTATGAATTGATCATCCAACCTGCCGAACTCAGCGTACCGCTAGACGACGAGGCCACAACGGCCAGCTGGATGAACGCGCTGGTAGAACAGAATGTGCTGCTGGCGCCCGATCAATATATGTGGTTACATCGCCGCTTTAAAACACGTCCGGAAGGCGAACCTGCGCTGTACTGA
- the dinI gene encoding DNA damage-inducible protein I — protein MRVELTLAKSAPLPAGAIEALTQELTQRVHRHYPDSAIQVRYAAANNLSVLGGNKDDKALISEILQETWESADDWFSAE, from the coding sequence ATGCGCGTAGAACTCACATTAGCCAAATCAGCCCCCTTACCCGCTGGCGCCATTGAAGCCTTGACGCAGGAATTGACCCAGCGCGTACACCGTCATTATCCCGATAGCGCCATTCAGGTGCGTTACGCCGCGGCCAACAACCTGAGCGTGTTAGGTGGCAACAAGGATGATAAAGCGTTAATTTCAGAAATCCTTCAGGAAACCTGGGAAAGTGCCGACGATTGGTTTAGTGCAGAATAA